The genomic region AACCGGGCCGCACCAGCGCCGAGATGCGCGTGCTCGATCGCATGATCCGCGATCAGCCCGAAGCCGCCATCGTCCACATCGAGGGACTGATCGCCAAAGCAGGCGATGACGAAGCCAAACGCGGAGTGATGCCCTGGCTCGGCTATGCGCAGGATCGCGCCGGTCGCCATGCCGAAGCCGTGGCGACGTGGATCGCGCTCAACGCCGGCGAAGCCGCCGCGCGTTGGCCGCTCACGAGTCCCGGTCCCGCCGGCCCGGTCGGCGGCATTTGGCCGGATGCGGCCACGGCCGTGCCGGGCACGCCGCCGGTGGCGTATCTGTGGGGCCTGCCGGGTTCGGGTGTCGAGAAAGTGGCGGCGGTGATCGGCCATGCCGGTTATCCGCTGTGCGCGGATCGTTTCGCACCGAATCCGCCGCAGGACCCGATGCAGAACCCCGACACCATCGCCGCGCTCAACGACGGCAGGCTGACGCCCGAACGCCTGCTCGCCGAATGGCATGCCGCGCTGCCGGCGCGCGGGATCCGCGATGGCATCGTCATCGACTGGCTGCCGTTCTGGGACAACGCGTTCCTGAAGATGCTGCGCCCGCTGCAGCCCGGCGCGATCGTGATGGTCGCGCTGCGCGACCCGCGCGACATGCTGCTGGAGTGGCTGGCGTTCGGCAGCACGCTGCCCTACGGCATCGCCTCGCCGACCGACGCCGCGCTGTGGATGGCGCGACAGCTGCAGCACGTGGTCGCGCTGCGCAAGGACAACCTGCAGCCGCACAAGATCGTCGCTACCGATCATGCGTTGACGAATGTCGAAGCCTTCGCCGCCGAAGTCGGCGGCGGCCTCGGCCTCGAAGAAATCCGGGTGCCACCCGACGTGGCTTTGGGGACGCAGCGCTTCGCGTTCGGCCATTGGCGCCACTACGCCAAGCCGTTGGCCGAGCCGTTCGCGCTGTTGTCGCAGGTCGCGCAGACCCTGGGCTATCCGGAGCGGTAAGGGGCCCGCGCGGTTGTCGATCGATGCACCGTTCGACACTCCCGAAGTCGCGGAGACGTTCGCGCGCTATCCGCCGCACGCACGCGCGAAGCTGCTGGCGTTGCGCCGCTTGATCCTGGACACCGCCGAACGCACCGAAGGCGTCGGCGCGGTGGTCGAAAGCCTGAAATGGGGCGAGCCGGCCTATCGCAGTCGCAGTGGGCGGATGGGCAGCACCGTCCGCATCGACTGGAAGCCGGCGAAACCCGGGCAATACGCGATGTACTTCCACTGCAAGACCACGCTGGTCGAGACCTTCCGCACGCTGTTTCCCGGCGAATTCGGCTTCGAGGGCAATCGCGCCATCGTCTTCGATATGGATGCGGATCTTCCGGAAGATGCCGTACGCGTTTGTATCGAAGCCGCGTTGACCTATCGAGCCGACCGGCGACGGTCGCAGGATCCGGCGAAGCGCATCTGACCGCGGCGGAGCGCGTGCGATATCCTGTTTCCCGGCCGATCGACCGGCCGATCTTCAGCGGATGAACCAGGAGCCGGACATGCAGATCGTCAGCGACAGTTTCGAACATCGCCACCGCATCCCCGCCGAATTCGCGATGGGCACGCCGGAGGGGTTCGGCGGCAATCGCAATCCGCATCTGCGCTGGAGCGATGCGCCCACGGACACCCGCAGCTTCGTGCTGCTGTGCATCGATCCGGATGCGCCGACCGACGGCGCGCTGGTTGCCGACGAGAGCACTGCGATCCCGGTCGAACATCCGCGCGGCGATTTCGTGCATTGGGTCATGGTCGATATTCCCGCCGATGTGAATGAACTCGCCGCAGGCGCTTGCAGCGATGGCATCACGGCGCGCGGGAAATCCGCGCCCGGCGGGCCGGCCGGCGCGCGCCACGGCGTGAACGATTACACCGGCTGGTTCGCTGGCGACGCGCAGATGGGCGGCGATTACCTCGGCTACGACGGTCCGTATCCGCCGGGCCACGACCTGCGCCTGCATCGCTACTTCTTCCGCGTGTTCGCGTTGGATGTCGCGCGCCTGGATCTGCCCGCGAGATTCGCCGCCGCCGATGTGTTCCGCGCCATGCATGGACATGTTTTGGCGGAAACGGCCGTCTACGGGACGTATTCGCTCAATGCGAACGTGAAGGGCTGAGCCGATTCGACGCAGATTTCAGCGGTGACGAATCCGGTTCAAGCAACTCAGAGCGGAATCGGTTTCGCCTGGAACACCAATACCTGGCCGCTGTCGCTGGTCAGGCGCATGCGGTAGGGCTGCGGTTCGATCAGTTCGACCTTGAACGACTGTCCCATCAGTTCGCTGAAGCTGCGATCGGCGAGATTCTTGTCGTCGGTGCAGGACATGCGGGTGGCGATGGCCAGGGTCATGTCGAGGCGTTTGCCTGCGACCGTGTACGTGCCGCGCAGCCGATTGCAGCCGCCGGAAGCACTGACTTCGCCGTTGCTGAATGTCATCTCGAAAGCGATGCCCGGTGCGCGCAGCTCGGCGATGCCAGCGCCGCCCGCCGCATCGGCGGATTCAAGCGTCCAGCCGCCGGTGTTGCTCAGTTCGGTCGGGCTGAAGCGGGCGGTGCGCTCGCGTTCCGCGCCGGTGGCTGCGGCATCGCCGCGCGCGGTGCCGGCCATATCGCCGGTGGCGTCGGCGGACGCGCAGGCGGCGGTCGAGAGAAACAGGGTGGTGGCGATCAGGGCGGTGCGGGTGTTCATGGACGTTCTCCGGAACGGAATGACGATCTGCGGTGACTGTAGACGACGAAGGGAAGGCGCATCACGGATCGATGGTCTGCGACTCGATCACCATGTCCAGCACGTACCCGGTCGCGGGCGCGTCCATCGGCGGATTGGCGATCGCAAAGCGTTTGACGCGCAGCACGTTGCGGACGCCTTCCTCGTGGGTGTAGCCCTCGATGGTGTCATGGAACAGCTGCCATTCGCCGGGTGTACCCGAACGCAGACCTTCTGCGTCGTAATGGAGTTCCCGCACTTCGAGGCATTGCCTGGGCGTGGGCATCATCGGGTGCTGGCAGGGTTCGAGGCGTGCCGCCACTTCCATGAAAACGATCGTGCCCGGATTGCCGAAACGGATTTCCGGCGCGGCCATGCCGACGAAGCGCAGCCTGTCGCCATTCGCGACGTTCAACATCAGTTGCGGTGGATCGCTTTCGAGCAATCGGAATGCGATGCCGCCTTCCAGGCGTTTCGCGATTTCGGCGTCCAGCGCCATCACCGCAGGGTCGGCGCAGGCCATCTTCGTCGAGGCCAGCGCGCCGATGCGCAACGTATCGCCGTCGATGCGGAGGTCGCCGCTCATGCCGTTGCAGGCATTGGTGATGCGGAGACGTCCTTCGGCGACATCGAATTGCAGCGGTTGCGCCGGGCGCACCAGCAATGCGTCGATACGACGCCCCTGTGCGTCGGTGGCGTCCTGCAACCGCCAGCGATAGCCGTCCAGCGCGGTTCCCGTCGCGTCGTTGCTGCGCTCCGACTGCGATGGTGCGGCGGCGACGGATGCATCCGTGTGCGTGGTGGGTCGTGTGCAGGCGACGAGGATCAGTGGCAAGATCAACGACAAGATCAGCGGCAAGATCGGCATCGACAGGGAACGGGTCATGGCGGGCTCCGCGAGAGTGCGTCCTTGAACGTGCGGCGAGGCAGGACGGGGTTCATGTCACTGAATATCGCGCGCGGCTTCGCGCTTCCGAACGATACACCCGACTGCCTCAGCGCGCGTGTGGGCGCAGCAGCAGGGCGATACCGCCGGCGATCAGCCCCCAGAACGCGGACCCGATGCCGCCGAAGCTGAATCCCGAGGCGGTCACGAGGAAGGTGATCAATGCGGCCTCGCGATCGCGGTCTTCGCGCAGCGCGACCGCGAGACTGTTGCCGATGGTGCCGAACAGCGCCAGCCCGGCGATCGCCATGACCAGTTCCTTCGGAAACGCCGCGAACAGTGCGGCGACGGTCGCGCCGAACACGCCCGTGAAGAGATAGAAAATGCCGGCGAAGACCGATGCCACATAGCGCTTCGACGGTTCGGGATGCGCCTCGCGACCGCTGCAGATCGCGGCGGTGATCGCCGCCAGGCACAGCGCGTACGCACCGAACGGCGCAAGCAGCAGATTGGTGGCGCCGATCCAGCCGATGCTCGACGAAATCGGCGGGTCGTAGCCGGAGGCGCGCATCACCGCGACGCCCGGAATGTTCTGCGAGGCCATCGTCACCACGAACAGCGGCAGCGCGATGCCGAACACCGCCGCCAGCGACAGCGAGGGCAGCGTGAAGATCGGCCGCGCGACGCGCAGTTCGACGTCGTCCAGATGCAGCAGGCCGGATGCGCCGGCCACGCCCATTCCCAGCAACAGCGTCGCCAGCACGGCGTAACGCGGAAACCAGCGCCGCCCGCACAGGTAGATCGCCAGCATCGCCAGGGTCATGGCCATCTGCGTGCGCATCGACACGAACACGTCCATGCCGAAGCGCAGCAGCACGCCGCCGAGCAGGCCGGACGCCAACGTCAGCGGCACCCGGCGCATGCCGCGCTCGAACACGCCGCTGAAACCGACGATGGCGGTCAGCGCCGCGACCAGCACGAACGCACCGATGGCATCGGACAGCGGTACGTCGGCGTTGCTGGCGATCAGCATCGCCGCGCCCGGCGTCGACCATGCGGTGACGACCGGTATCCGCCAACGCAGCGAGAGGCCGATGCAGGTGACGCCCATGCCGATGCCCAGCGCCCACAACCAGGATGCGGTTTCCGCTTCCGACGCGCCGAGCGCCTGCGCGGCCTGGAACACGATCACCGCCGAGCTGGTGAACCCGACCAGCACGGTGACGAATCCCGCTGCGACCGATGACGGTGCGATGTCGTGCAGCCATGAATCCCGCGGTGGGGGTGTCGCTGTGCTCATTGGCCCGTGGGGACCAGCCAGAGCAGCGCCGCGCCGACCACGAAGCGATACACCGAAAACGCGGTGAACCGATGGCTCTGGATGTAGCGCAGCAGCCATTTCACCGCGACGAAGGCGGTGATGGCCGAAGCGACGAACGCGACCGCGAGCGCGGTCCAGTCTTCGTGCGCGGCGCCGCCGTCCTTGAACACGCTGAGCAACTCGTAGGCGGTGGCGGCGAACATCGTCGGAATACCGACGAGGAACGCGAACTCGGTCGCGGCGACACGGCTGGTGGTGCCGGCGAGCAACGCCACGAAGATGGTCGCACCCGAACGCGATGTGCCCGGAAACACCCCGGCCACGACCTGGGCGATGCCGACCAGAATCGCCACTGTCCAGCTGATCTCGCTGCGTTCGCCGAGGGTGGCCGCGCGTTTGGCGGCGAAATGTTCGGCCAGCAGCATCCAGACGCCGCCGAGGATCAATGCCCACGCGATCGGCCGCACCTCGTCGGGCAATTCCCAGCCAAGCTTCTTGACCAGCAGCCCGCCGACCGCAGTGACGCCGAACGCCACCGCAAGCTTGATCGCGTAGTCGAAATTCTCGCGTTCGCGAAAGCCGATGAGCAGGCCCCACAGCCGCTGCCAGTAGATCGCGACCACCGCGAGGATCGCGCCGGCCTGGATCGCGATGTTGAACAGGTCGCTGCGATGACCCAGCCAGCGTTCCGCGATCAGCAGATGACCGGTGCTGGAGACCGGCAGGAATTCGGTGATGCCTTCGATGATGCCGAGCAGCAGGGCGGCGAGCAGATCGTTCATGCGGGGGTGGGTGCGATCAAAACGCTAGTGTAACGGTGAAGCAAAGCGCGCGATGCCGAGCGGGGGAAGCGAGTGCCGGAACGACGACACCCCCGATTGCGCGGGGGTGTCGAAACGGGTGTCCGCATGTCGTGTGCGGCTGTCGCAGGGTTACAGTCCGGCGGTGTTGCTCGCCCAAAGCAACTGGCCCTGATGGCTGATGATGATCATGTTGCCGTTGTCCTGTAGCAGCAAGAAAGCACCTGGATGACCGCCCGTGACGCTGCTCCAGCGCAACTGTGGATACGGCAGCCGCTGTGGGAACACGTACAGCATCAGATTGCCGTCGGTTGCCATCGAAAGCCTGTGCGGCATTCCATTGAACCCACTGACGCCCCGCGACCAGATCACACTGCCCGCGGAGTTGTAGAGGCTCAGCCAGCCCGTATACCCCATCGACAGGCGGTAGCGGCCGTTGCATGACAACAGCGAGGTGCCGGCCGCCACGGAATTGCCGGGATTCAGACGTCCGCAGCTGGGTGCGGTGCGCAGCGTCAGTCCGTAGGCGTTGAGGATTGGCTGCAGCGGCTGATGGAACGATATCGGCGCGGCGATCGAACAATTCTCGCCGTTCGCGTTCAATGCGCCGCCGGAGGCCACACCCTGCGCTTCTCCGGTTGGAGTGATGAAGGAACCACCGGAATCGCCCTGCCCAAGACAGGCGCTGGACTGGGTGAGGCCGTAGACGAGACTGCCGCCGTAATTCACGGTGACGTTGCGGGCGCCGATGATGCCGCAGCGATAGCCGGTGCGTGCGCCGGAGCGGCAGGTCACCGCACCCACGGGCGCTTCCAGGCCGCCCATGACACCGATCACGCCGCCCGCATAGTTCGCCACCCACGGCTGGCTGATCCAGCTCGTATTGGTGGCGCGGACCCACGCGAAATCATTGCCCGGGAACGACGAACCGGCGAAGCTGCCGATGGCAACGCCGTTGGATCCGGTGACTGCGGTATTCAGCGTGCCGCAGTGTCCCGCAGTGACGAAGCCGCCCTGCGTGACCGGGAGTCCGATCGAGCACCAGCCGCCGTTGGGCAGCGTATAGCGGTCGCCGCCGATCAGGTCGTACGCCAGCTGAGGCCGCAGCGTCGAGGTTTCGACGCGCACCGTCTGCGGATCGGCGCCGCTGGCGGCGACGAAGTCGATCGCTGCAGCGGTCGCGCTCGCGGCGGCGGTCACCACCACCGTATTGCTCTGCAGATCAACCCGCCAACTGTGGATGTCCTTGCGTCCCGCCACCGAGGCGCGTCCGCGATTCAGGCGCGACATCGACGTTTCCAGCTGCGCCAGACTGTGCCGCACGCGTCTGACTTCCGCGCCGAGCGTTGGTGCCTTCGCGGCGAAGGCACTATTGGTGGTGCCGACGACGAGCTTGAATTCGCCGGTGCTGTCGCGTTCCATCCATGAACCGGCATAGGCATTGCCGAACAGCTGCCTGGCTTCTTCCTGCTTGCGCGCGGCATGACGTTCGGTATCGATGTAACGAGGGATCTGCGCGGAGTCCATGCCCAGATCGCGCTTCATCGCCTTGCGCATTTCGGGCGTTATCGTGTCCGTTCGATCGCCTTGCGCTGCGAACGCAGTCGATGAAAGCGTGGTCGATGAGAGCGCGGCCAGCAGCACGCTTGCGGCCACGATCGAGGTCTTCGTGGGGGTACGGGTATTGGGTTCGATACGACGCTTTCGCATGTGGAATCCTATGTTCGAGTCGTTGACTGGACGGAATATCCAACCAGGCATTCGCGGCGGAGGGGCGAATGCCGGTGCGGAGGGTCGTGGCGATGCGTGGGTGTCTTTTGGGATTGGTATCGCAGTTCGAGCGAAATCATCAAAAAGGATGAGGTGGCTCGTGGCCCGCAAAACGAATTTTTTCTGTTCTTGCGGTGCGTTCTGTGCGAATAGGATGCAGTACGCGTCTGCTTGTCGCGTCGCATCATGCTTTTGCGGTGCAGGAGGCGTTGTATGCGTCAACGCCGCGCGCCTGCGATGCATCGCAGGGCACGTCGTGGCCGCTACCGGCGCATGACAGGATGTCGAGATCGGATGCGTCGCGACATCCTGCGATCAGTACGGCTGGCCCAGTCTCAGGAACACCGCTTCCTGGCCGTTTTCGGCAAGCCCCAGGCCGAAGTAGATCGGACCCAGTGGCGTATCCAGCGCGGTGTAGACGCTGCCGCCGAAGATCGTGCGCTCGAAGCTCGGCGTTTGCCCGCGTCGCCAGAGTTGCCCGGCTTCCAGCGAACCGCCGACGAACAGCGGGTACTGCAGCAGCTGCGCCAGCGGGTAATTGAACTGCAGCGTGCCCAGCGCCGCGCCGGTGCCGCGCAGCGTGTCGATGCCGTAGCCGGACAACCGGAATGGGCCACCGAGCTGCGCCACGTCTTCGTAGGCGTTGCCGCGATGGTCCTGCGCCTGCGCGCCGAACTGCCAGCGTCCGCCCAGCGCGGTGAATGCGTACGAAGCTTTCGCGCTGCTGGTGAAGCCATCGGTATCGGCATCCATCAGCGGCAGGTAGCGCGTGTGCCGCGCCTGCACATACCAGCCCCTGCCGGGGAATTCGGCGTCGTCCTGGGTGTCGAGGGTGAATTCCGCATCGACGCCGGTACTGGTGCTGGTGCGCGGGATGCCGCTGGACAGCGGTTGCGAGCGCAGGTCGAAGTGGTTGCGACGCAGGAACGGGGTGATCGCGATTTCGCCCCAGTCGCGAAGATTCAGGCCCAGCGCAGCGCGCGCTTCCCAGCGGCTGTCGCGATAGTCGCCGGTGTCGTTGTCGTCGTCGATCAGGGTTTCGTTTTCGCCGTTCCATTCCAGCGACGGCCGCACGAACGTGTTGCGGTGCATGTCCAGCGGCTGGTTCCACTGGGCGAACGCGCGGTTGCGGTCGCCCAGTCGCGCTTCGAGCAGCAGGTCGCCGCCGAAACGGTTGAGCTCGCGTTTGCCGTAGCGCGCGCCGATCTGGTATTCGCCGTGGCCTTCGAAATCGTCCTGCAGGAAGATGCCGAACTTCAAGGTGCCGTCCTCTTCCCAGCGCCGGCTGCGCGCGACATAGGTGAGCACGGTCTTGTCGGCCGCATCGGTGTCGACGGTGTAATAGGCGCGCGAGAATTCGCCCAGGCCGTAGAGCCGGCTCAGGTCTTCTTCGATTTTCTTCGGATCGATCGTATCGCCCGGCTGCGTGCCGAGATACGTGCGCAGCGCCTCGTCGTCCATGGTCGAGGTGTTGACCAGTTCGACCCGGTCGACCGGACCGATCGGTTCCAGTCGCGCCAGTCGCGCTTCGCGCCACGTGGCATAGGCCTCGGGCGACACCCGCATCGCCTGCAATCGCGGCAGCGCAGCGACGGTCGCCTGTTCGCCCAGCGCGACGCCCTGGTCCAGGCCGGCGGTGAAATCGGCCGAGCTCAGATCGCCCAGCTCGGGGATGATCAGCACATCGGCAGCGCCCAACCGTTCGCGCTGGTGTTTCGTTTCCTTCAACATCAGCGCGGTCACCATCTGGTCGGTGATGCTGAAAGGGTCGGTCAACTGTTCGCGCTTCTTCAGCGTCGCGCCGATGTCCACCGCGATGATCCGCTTCGCGCCCCAGCCCTGCGCGATCTGCACCGGCAGGTTCATCGACATGCCGCCGTCGACCAGCGAGCGCTCGTCGTAACTCACCGGCGCCAGCGCGCCCGGCACGGCCATGCTTGCGCGCACCGCGTTGACCAGGTCGCCGTGATCCATCGCCACCGCGTCGCCGGTTTCCAGATCGGTGCCGATCGCGCGGAAGGGAATCGGCAGGTCGTCGAAGCGCGGGATGTTCGCGCTCGGCAACAGGGCCGCGCGCAGCGCCACCGCGAGGCGTTGGCCTTCGAACACCGACGGCGGCACCGTCAGCTTGCCGTCGCGCAGGCCGAAGCCGCCTTTCGCCAGGAAACTGCGGTCCTCGTCCTTGCGCCGGTGGGTGAAGGTGCGGCGGTCGATGCGGTCGACGAACATCGCGTTCCAGTCCAGCGCGCGCAGACCGCTTTCGATCTCGGCCGCAGTCATGCCGCTGGCGTAGAGACTGCCGACCACCGCGCCCATGCTGGTGCCGACGATGCAGTCCACCGGGATGCGCTCGCGCTCCAGCACCCGGATCACGCCGATGTGCGCCATGCCGCGCGCGCCGCCGCCGCTGAGCACCAGGCAGGTGCCGAAACCCGACGTCCGGGCCAGCCCTGGGCCGGACGCTTGCGGGAGATTCTTCAGGCCCGAGGGGTTCAGATCGTCGGTTTGCGCCTGCGCTGCGCCGGTAGCAACAAGCAGCAGTGCGAGGGCGACGACAAAGACATGGATCCGCATACCGAGAGTCCTGGAGAGTTTGAGCCAAAAGAGGGATTTCGACGGCAGCTGCACCAATTTGGCGCAAAAAACCAACGGTCGATCAACCCAGTTCCTTTCTGATCAATAGTTTATCGCGACTTTGCCGCTG from Lysobacter sp. harbors:
- a CDS encoding DUF1801 domain-containing protein, encoding MSIDAPFDTPEVAETFARYPPHARAKLLALRRLILDTAERTEGVGAVVESLKWGEPAYRSRSGRMGSTVRIDWKPAKPGQYAMYFHCKTTLVETFRTLFPGEFGFEGNRAIVFDMDADLPEDAVRVCIEAALTYRADRRRSQDPAKRI
- a CDS encoding YbhB/YbcL family Raf kinase inhibitor-like protein; translated protein: MQIVSDSFEHRHRIPAEFAMGTPEGFGGNRNPHLRWSDAPTDTRSFVLLCIDPDAPTDGALVADESTAIPVEHPRGDFVHWVMVDIPADVNELAAGACSDGITARGKSAPGGPAGARHGVNDYTGWFAGDAQMGGDYLGYDGPYPPGHDLRLHRYFFRVFALDVARLDLPARFAAADVFRAMHGHVLAETAVYGTYSLNANVKG
- a CDS encoding META domain-containing protein, which produces MNTRTALIATTLFLSTAACASADATGDMAGTARGDAAATGAERERTARFSPTELSNTGGWTLESADAAGGAGIAELRAPGIAFEMTFSNGEVSASGGCNRLRGTYTVAGKRLDMTLAIATRMSCTDDKNLADRSFSELMGQSFKVELIEPQPYRMRLTSDSGQVLVFQAKPIPL
- a CDS encoding META and DUF4377 domain-containing protein, with protein sequence MTRSLSMPILPLILSLILPLILVACTRPTTHTDASVAAAPSQSERSNDATGTALDGYRWRLQDATDAQGRRIDALLVRPAQPLQFDVAEGRLRITNACNGMSGDLRIDGDTLRIGALASTKMACADPAVMALDAEIAKRLEGGIAFRLLESDPPQLMLNVANGDRLRFVGMAAPEIRFGNPGTIVFMEVAARLEPCQHPMMPTPRQCLEVRELHYDAEGLRSGTPGEWQLFHDTIEGYTHEEGVRNVLRVKRFAIANPPMDAPATGYVLDMVIESQTIDP
- a CDS encoding benzoate/H(+) symporter BenE family transporter; this translates as MSTATPPPRDSWLHDIAPSSVAAGFVTVLVGFTSSAVIVFQAAQALGASEAETASWLWALGIGMGVTCIGLSLRWRIPVVTAWSTPGAAMLIASNADVPLSDAIGAFVLVAALTAIVGFSGVFERGMRRVPLTLASGLLGGVLLRFGMDVFVSMRTQMAMTLAMLAIYLCGRRWFPRYAVLATLLLGMGVAGASGLLHLDDVELRVARPIFTLPSLSLAAVFGIALPLFVVTMASQNIPGVAVMRASGYDPPISSSIGWIGATNLLLAPFGAYALCLAAITAAICSGREAHPEPSKRYVASVFAGIFYLFTGVFGATVAALFAAFPKELVMAIAGLALFGTIGNSLAVALREDRDREAALITFLVTASGFSFGGIGSAFWGLIAGGIALLLRPHAR
- a CDS encoding undecaprenyl-diphosphate phosphatase; this encodes MNDLLAALLLGIIEGITEFLPVSSTGHLLIAERWLGHRSDLFNIAIQAGAILAVVAIYWQRLWGLLIGFRERENFDYAIKLAVAFGVTAVGGLLVKKLGWELPDEVRPIAWALILGGVWMLLAEHFAAKRAATLGERSEISWTVAILVGIAQVVAGVFPGTSRSGATIFVALLAGTTSRVAATEFAFLVGIPTMFAATAYELLSVFKDGGAAHEDWTALAVAFVASAITAFVAVKWLLRYIQSHRFTAFSVYRFVVGAALLWLVPTGQ